The following are encoded together in the Chanodichthys erythropterus isolate Z2021 chromosome 16, ASM2448905v1, whole genome shotgun sequence genome:
- the kcnmb2a gene encoding calcium-activated potassium channel subunit beta-2: MFFVKEVKTTQVTQQRVIYKRLWGYELKDKKRTETALKAGEDRAILLGLGMVFSSVMMYFVICITMVRAYADSVLTDETTCIVLNSTLTKDISCSYNCGSDCWRSSKYPCLQVYVSLNATGRIGLLFHNEEMLDVSSECFYVPKCQKDHSVLRVMVQNISEHLKTHQQVTCYHDSSEHQASILLNRLHGSSAVFHSLFWPSCMLSGGTLIILMVKLTQYLSILCEQIGKAPK, translated from the exons ATGTTCTTTGTGAAGGAAGTCAAGACAACACAAGTCACTCAGCAAAG GGTAATTTATAAGAGATTATGGGGTTATGAGCTAAAGGACAAAAAAAGGACAGAAACAGCGCTGAAGGCTGGGGAGGACAGGGCCATTCTGCTGGGTTTGGGCATGGTGTTCAGCTCAGTCATGATGTACTTTGTGATCTGTATCACCATGGTGCGCGCATATGCAGACAG TGTATTGACAGATGAGACCACCTGTATTGTACTTAACTCCACTCTAACAAAGGATATCAGTTGTTCATACAACTGTGGCTCCGACTGCTGGCGAAGCTCTAAGTACCCCTGTCTACAGGTCTACGTCAGCCTGAACGCCACCGGCCGTATTGGGCTGCTCTTTCACAATGAGGAGATGCTGGATGTCAGTTCAGAG TGTTTTTATGTGCCAAAATGCCAGAAGGACCACAGCGTCCTCCGTGTTATGGTCCAGAATATTTCAGAACATCTGAAGACGCACCAGCAGGTAACATGTTACCACGACTCCAGCGAGCATCAGGCCAGTATCCTTCTGAACCGTCTGCATGGCAGCAGCGCAGTTTTCCACTCTCTCTTCTGGCCCTCCTGCATGTTATCTGGAGGAACCCTCATCATACTCATGGTCAAGCTCACTCAATACCTTTCCATACTGTGTGAACAAATTGGCAAAGCACCAAAGTGA
- the kcnmb3 gene encoding calcium-activated potassium channel subunit beta-3 translates to MMLNHSPRGSFSVPVNITLQGARRRHMRDVFHQQGQLHETGGNWRKDREQKCNEKARAQIPESSVGEDRAILLGFTMMTFSILMYFLVGIVMVKPCLHSDWNNFANCSLVHIDLLDEVMDCRGIVSFKCLHVLVNISSPEKTLQLYYDEDFVKSRPKVHLSQSFPQCFYIPKCQQNKTEQETEASNIKHVLSVQGENMTCYLSATYPDDAILRRKYTIQMAFYYLLWPSLVLFGGIFLVGLVKLNQHLASLCTEISREELLGKQSKLTEGRIYRFLKCRPGGNMEQHDQVT, encoded by the exons ATGATGCTGAATCATTCCCCTCGGGGGTCTTTCAGTGTACCTGTTAACATCACCCTGCAGGGCGCGCGACGACGACACATGCG GGATGTCTTCCACCAGCAAGGCCAATTACATGAAACTGGAGGAAACTGGAGGAAAGATAGGGAGCAGAAATGCAATGAGAAAGCCAGAGCTCAAATCCCAGAGTCCAGTGTGGGAGAAGACAGAGCCATCCTCTTGGGCTTCACCATGATGACCTTCTCCATCCTCATGTACTTTCTGGTTGGAATTGTAATGGTGAAACCATGTCTCCATAG CGACTGGAACAATTTTGCCAACTGCTCATTAGTCCACATTGATTTGCTGGATGAAGTGATGGACTGCCGTGGCATCGTCAGCTTTAAATGCCTGCATGTTTTGGTAAACATCTCGTCCCCTGAAAAAACACTTCAACTTTACTACGATGAAGATTTTGTGAAATCCAGGCCAAAGGTACA TTTGTCACAATCTTTCCCTCAGTGTTTCTACATTCCGAAATGCCAACAAAACAAGACAGAACAAGAGACTGAGGCCAGTAACATCAAACATGTGTTAAGTGTGCAAGGGGAAAACATGACATGCTATCTCAGTGCTACATACCCAGATGACGCCATCTTGAGGAGGAAATACACCATTCAAATGGCCTTCTATTACCTGCTGTGGCCCAGCCTTGTGTTGTTTGGTGGGATCTTCCTGGTGGGTCTGGTGAAACTCAACCAGCATCTTGCGTCCCTCTGTACTGAGATCAGTAGAGAGGAGTTACTAGGCAAGCAGAGTAAACTGACGGAGGGAAGGATCTACCGTTTCTTAAAATGCAGGCCTGGGGGCAACATGGAGCAGCATGACCAAGTTACCTAG